In Gimesia sp., the following are encoded in one genomic region:
- the infB gene encoding translation initiation factor IF-2: MKIRIFALAKELGMDSKVLIDECNKAGVKLKNSALASITPEERDIVIDYLQKQDQPAEGASDQTEQAAMAPQREPQKMRTIKAMTSRPQPSRSSQKARTEEEKPEIEEEVSSADVEQTEDAAEAAVAEQTASETDLPSQEVSEPAATEEQAEETPKPKDETKPETDQGMSREDYVPAGGAPTSSIREMKPIGSPRSSKPQSKSKKNTALPSVAAPPAYKQPVIPKQKKKEEKAQKPEVRLTADILEQKSPLAAHLAQHSEQKKRDKDRDVQDDDSKQRRGSLSLVEARKQRREQRKEGRRGFNTEGGEQQDVVGRRPRRSRRKHDSSNIVHKTEAEVELPMTVRSLSEAMGRPAKTIMSIMFKEFGEMVTINQIIEEDTALAVAMELGVDLTFKKQKGALELVEEIVEQEDAPEDLVTRPPIITVLGHVDHGKTTLVDTLRNSKVVEGEAGGITQHIAAYQVEYNGHKLTFVDTPGHAAFSEMRSRGANVTDMVVLVVAADDGVMPQTAESISHVKASEVPMVVAMNKIDLPDINEQKVLQELTAQNVLPAEWGGETEVVRVSALQGTGLDNLLETLLLTAELHELKANPNRPAVGVCLEGFRDEGRGSVAWLIVQKGTLRIGDAVICGKSYGYIRAMYDDQDQQIEEAPPSTPIKVTGLDSVPGAGDHFVVVGDIEQARELAEERRHEGRTDVLSRHSGGPRTLDDILGSAREGAIQDLPLIIKADTPGSLEAIRSEINKFEHPEVRVKILHEGIGGVNESDVYLATASNAIIIAFHVVAEDRAMSLATQEDVEIRRYSIIYEVVDDIRAALEGLLRPELVQEQTGRALVLQTFSISRFGKIAGCRILNGTINRNDRVHLIRDQKILNQYPIASLKREKDDVKEVREGMECGILLSGFNDIKEGDLLEAFRINEVKRTLDSSS, from the coding sequence TTGAAGATTCGTATTTTTGCTCTTGCAAAAGAGTTGGGAATGGACAGCAAGGTGCTGATCGATGAATGTAACAAGGCGGGGGTGAAGCTCAAAAACTCCGCTTTGGCCAGCATCACGCCCGAGGAGCGCGATATCGTGATCGATTACCTCCAGAAGCAGGATCAGCCTGCTGAAGGAGCCAGTGATCAGACCGAACAGGCTGCGATGGCCCCCCAAAGGGAGCCTCAGAAGATGCGGACGATCAAGGCGATGACCTCGCGTCCTCAGCCATCCCGATCCTCTCAGAAAGCACGCACCGAAGAAGAGAAGCCGGAAATAGAAGAGGAAGTGTCTTCCGCTGATGTTGAGCAGACGGAAGACGCGGCTGAAGCAGCAGTTGCTGAGCAGACTGCTTCGGAAACAGATCTTCCTTCTCAAGAGGTTTCAGAGCCTGCAGCTACCGAAGAACAGGCAGAAGAAACTCCGAAACCCAAAGATGAAACTAAACCTGAAACCGATCAGGGAATGAGCCGTGAAGATTATGTTCCGGCAGGGGGCGCGCCGACCTCCAGTATCCGCGAGATGAAACCGATTGGTTCGCCGCGGTCTTCCAAACCCCAGTCCAAATCGAAGAAAAATACTGCATTACCTTCCGTTGCTGCTCCACCGGCCTACAAACAGCCCGTGATTCCCAAGCAGAAGAAAAAAGAAGAGAAGGCGCAGAAGCCTGAGGTGCGTTTGACAGCAGATATCCTGGAACAAAAAAGTCCTCTGGCAGCACATCTGGCTCAGCATTCAGAGCAGAAGAAACGCGACAAAGATCGCGACGTGCAGGACGATGATTCGAAACAGCGTCGGGGCAGTCTGAGCCTGGTTGAGGCTCGAAAACAGCGTCGCGAGCAACGTAAAGAAGGGCGCAGAGGTTTTAATACCGAAGGTGGCGAACAGCAGGACGTCGTCGGTCGTCGGCCTCGCCGGTCCAGGCGTAAGCATGATTCTTCCAATATCGTTCACAAGACAGAGGCTGAAGTGGAACTGCCAATGACAGTGCGGAGTCTCTCGGAAGCGATGGGACGTCCGGCAAAAACAATCATGTCGATCATGTTCAAAGAATTCGGTGAGATGGTCACCATCAATCAGATCATCGAAGAGGACACTGCTCTGGCCGTCGCCATGGAACTGGGCGTGGATCTGACCTTCAAGAAGCAGAAAGGTGCTCTGGAACTGGTTGAGGAGATCGTGGAGCAGGAAGATGCTCCCGAAGATCTCGTGACACGTCCTCCGATCATCACCGTACTCGGCCACGTGGACCATGGTAAGACGACTCTGGTTGATACCTTGCGTAATTCCAAGGTTGTGGAAGGTGAAGCCGGTGGGATTACCCAGCACATCGCCGCTTACCAGGTTGAATATAATGGCCATAAACTGACGTTTGTTGATACTCCTGGTCACGCGGCATTCAGTGAAATGCGATCCCGTGGGGCTAACGTAACCGATATGGTTGTCCTGGTTGTTGCTGCAGACGACGGTGTGATGCCTCAGACTGCAGAAAGTATCAGCCATGTGAAAGCCTCGGAAGTTCCGATGGTCGTGGCGATGAATAAAATTGACCTGCCGGACATCAACGAACAGAAAGTGCTGCAGGAGCTGACAGCACAGAACGTATTGCCCGCCGAGTGGGGTGGTGAGACAGAAGTCGTGCGTGTCTCCGCGCTCCAGGGGACCGGCCTGGATAACCTGCTGGAAACCCTGCTGCTGACCGCTGAACTGCATGAACTCAAAGCCAATCCGAATCGACCGGCTGTTGGGGTCTGTCTGGAAGGTTTCCGCGATGAAGGTCGTGGTTCGGTCGCCTGGCTGATCGTACAGAAGGGAACCCTGCGGATCGGCGATGCGGTGATCTGCGGTAAATCCTATGGTTATATCCGTGCGATGTATGATGACCAGGATCAGCAGATTGAAGAGGCTCCACCATCTACTCCCATTAAGGTCACAGGTCTGGATTCAGTGCCTGGTGCCGGTGACCACTTTGTGGTTGTGGGCGATATCGAGCAGGCCCGCGAACTGGCTGAAGAACGTCGTCACGAAGGACGAACCGATGTTCTGTCGCGTCATAGCGGCGGACCTCGAACTCTGGATGACATTCTGGGGTCTGCCCGTGAGGGTGCTATCCAGGATCTGCCGCTGATTATCAAGGCTGATACGCCAGGTTCACTCGAAGCGATTCGCAGCGAAATCAACAAGTTTGAGCATCCGGAAGTTCGGGTTAAAATTCTGCACGAAGGTATTGGTGGTGTGAACGAGAGTGATGTCTATCTCGCAACCGCCTCCAATGCGATTATCATCGCTTTCCATGTGGTTGCTGAAGACCGGGCAATGAGCCTGGCAACCCAGGAAGATGTCGAGATCCGTCGCTACAGCATCATCTATGAAGTTGTGGATGATATCCGGGCTGCACTGGAAGGCCTGCTGCGTCCTGAACTGGTACAGGAACAGACAGGTCGGGCACTCGTACTGCAGACATTCTCGATCAGCCGCTTCGGAAAGATTGCCGGTTGTCGGATTCTCAATGGAACCATCAACCGCAATGACCGGGTACATTTGATCCGCGATCAGAAAATTCTGAATCAGTATCCGATTGCGTCGCTGAAACGCGAGAAAGATGATGTCAAGGAGGTTCGTGAAGGCATGGAGTGCGGTATTCTCTTATCCGGTTTCAATGACATTAAAGAGGGAGACCTGCTGGAAGCATTCCGGATTAACGAAGTCAAACGAACTCTGGATTCGAGCTCATAA
- the rbfA gene encoding 30S ribosome-binding factor RbfA, translating into MTSRRLAKIAQAIKETVSTTVLFQLRDPRIRNVTVLHVEVAPDVQSAKVYISIMGDERTKALCMHGLESARGFIQSKIADRIQTRYTPVIKFVQDTAVKDTMDTLRILDELQHEREQEEATQHLSSEEDGPLEEAPPED; encoded by the coding sequence ATGACATCACGTCGACTAGCAAAAATCGCTCAGGCGATAAAGGAAACGGTAAGTACAACGGTCCTGTTTCAACTGCGCGATCCTCGGATCCGCAATGTGACAGTACTACACGTTGAAGTTGCACCCGATGTGCAGTCAGCCAAGGTCTATATTTCGATCATGGGGGATGAGCGGACAAAAGCACTCTGTATGCATGGACTGGAGTCGGCCCGCGGGTTCATCCAGTCTAAAATTGCAGATCGCATTCAGACCCGCTACACACCGGTGATCAAGTTTGTCCAGGACACTGCCGTCAAAGATACCATGGATACGCTTCGTATTCTGGATGAGTTACAACACGAGAGAGAACAGGAAGAGGCAACACAGCATCTTTCTTCTGAAGAAGATGGTCCTCTTGAAGAGGCACCACCGGAAGATTGA
- a CDS encoding tetratricopeptide repeat protein translates to MSRSIKMPVCGWLFLPAVLLLLIPGALAAEMPGKKGDEPAQKQTSPKVITLEEGIADDVTLPFVPAKPRSKTEQKKIDSAAWYMTGRMREARNDFVGAYEAYKLAMEDNPNSLEIYRVLIRLASGLDKTDEAIQYAQKAVELDPGDYELMRKLGLHMAGQGRFEEAVNFLEKASESPAIDKKSGVYVIIKHDQANLYERLGKQEEAAQCWEVVFKALTRPDDYTFEFNTRAQLEAKQGKLFERIGQSFLETDRLKLAVEAFNKAAESQKGRPGILKYHLAQVYYRSKQYQQALDSLQSYFDEQLQSKGRKAYEFLGEILVALNQSDELIPRLEKLAEKDKYNRTLHYYLAEQYGEAGRFDDAEKTYKTSIGESSDIEGLAGLLRLYEKNQKYEQLITTLSEIVQSGEGIRKIQPDLQRMSEDKKLVNALVAEAQKQKKKDPPGVDVFSAFIIAKLAAEAGDNKAAGEFYEYAIDAAGKHAKPQIRGNWTLLILQEYSTLLREEGKYGELSDLLRKAVENPLLAPQRINLMSFLADALERNGETEAALKVNEEARQAAPRFPMLDYQHAWIYYHAHDWDNAIEQIQSFIKKYPQQQDRIYEVKMMLSNSYVQKGDIAKGEKVLEEMLAEDPSSPSINNDLGYLYADQGKNLEKAEKMIRIALKSEPDNMAYLDSMGWVLFKLKKYEEAVGYLEKASKLPGGGDSTILDHLADCYHKLNKNEQAAELWKKALEAARKATPPDTKLIDQIQQKLSQ, encoded by the coding sequence ATGAGTCGGTCTATCAAAATGCCAGTCTGTGGCTGGCTGTTCCTGCCCGCCGTTTTGCTTCTTCTCATTCCAGGGGCGCTTGCGGCAGAGATGCCCGGGAAGAAGGGAGATGAGCCAGCTCAAAAGCAGACCTCGCCTAAAGTGATCACTCTGGAAGAGGGAATAGCGGATGATGTGACGCTCCCCTTTGTGCCTGCCAAACCTCGTTCGAAGACCGAGCAGAAAAAGATTGATTCCGCCGCCTGGTATATGACGGGACGGATGCGCGAAGCACGCAACGATTTCGTCGGGGCGTATGAAGCATATAAGCTGGCGATGGAAGACAATCCGAATTCACTCGAAATTTATCGGGTACTGATTCGTCTGGCCTCTGGACTGGATAAGACTGACGAAGCCATTCAATATGCCCAGAAAGCCGTCGAACTCGATCCGGGTGATTATGAGCTGATGCGGAAACTCGGTCTGCATATGGCTGGTCAGGGCCGTTTTGAGGAAGCGGTCAACTTTCTGGAGAAAGCTTCTGAGTCTCCCGCGATCGATAAGAAGTCTGGCGTCTACGTCATAATCAAACACGATCAGGCCAATCTGTATGAGCGGCTGGGAAAACAGGAAGAAGCGGCCCAGTGCTGGGAAGTGGTATTTAAGGCGCTGACCAGGCCGGATGATTATACGTTCGAATTCAATACCCGGGCTCAACTGGAAGCCAAGCAGGGCAAGCTCTTCGAGCGGATCGGTCAGTCATTTCTGGAGACCGATCGTCTGAAACTGGCTGTGGAAGCCTTTAACAAGGCAGCGGAATCACAGAAGGGGCGTCCCGGGATTCTCAAGTATCACCTGGCGCAGGTTTACTATCGTTCAAAACAATATCAGCAGGCACTCGACTCACTGCAGTCCTATTTCGATGAGCAGTTGCAATCGAAAGGGCGCAAGGCTTATGAGTTCCTCGGAGAAATTCTGGTGGCTTTGAATCAGTCAGACGAGCTGATTCCCCGTCTGGAAAAACTGGCTGAAAAAGACAAGTACAACCGAACCCTGCACTATTACCTGGCTGAGCAGTATGGAGAAGCCGGACGATTCGATGACGCCGAAAAGACTTACAAGACATCAATCGGAGAATCATCAGACATCGAGGGGCTGGCAGGTCTCTTGAGGCTTTATGAAAAGAATCAGAAATACGAACAACTGATTACAACCCTCTCTGAAATCGTGCAGTCCGGTGAAGGGATCCGTAAAATTCAGCCGGATCTGCAGCGGATGTCTGAGGATAAAAAGCTTGTAAACGCGCTGGTCGCTGAAGCACAAAAGCAGAAAAAGAAAGATCCGCCGGGAGTTGACGTCTTTTCGGCATTCATCATTGCGAAACTGGCTGCCGAAGCGGGCGACAACAAGGCTGCTGGAGAATTTTACGAGTACGCCATTGATGCAGCAGGGAAACACGCCAAACCCCAGATCCGTGGTAACTGGACGCTGTTGATTCTGCAAGAGTACAGCACTTTACTGCGCGAAGAAGGGAAGTACGGCGAACTGTCTGACCTGTTGCGGAAAGCGGTAGAGAATCCTTTGCTGGCACCGCAGCGAATTAACCTGATGTCGTTTCTGGCTGACGCACTGGAGCGGAATGGAGAGACTGAAGCGGCCCTCAAAGTCAACGAGGAAGCACGCCAGGCTGCTCCGCGGTTTCCGATGCTCGACTACCAGCATGCCTGGATCTACTACCATGCACATGACTGGGATAACGCAATCGAGCAGATTCAGAGCTTCATCAAAAAATATCCTCAGCAGCAAGACCGGATCTATGAGGTCAAGATGATGCTTTCGAACAGTTATGTTCAGAAGGGGGACATCGCCAAAGGTGAGAAAGTGCTCGAGGAGATGCTGGCAGAAGATCCGAGCAGTCCCTCGATCAACAACGATCTGGGATATCTCTATGCAGACCAGGGAAAGAACCTGGAGAAGGCGGAAAAGATGATCCGGATTGCTTTGAAGTCGGAACCAGACAACATGGCTTACCTCGACAGTATGGGCTGGGTGCTGTTCAAGCTGAAGAAGTACGAAGAGGCCGTGGGATATCTGGAAAAGGCCAGCAAACTTCCCGGAGGGGGAGACAGTACGATCCTGGATCATTTGGCAGATTGCTACCATAAGCTGAATAAGAACGAGCAGGCTGCTGAACTCTGGAAAAAAGCTCTGGAAGCAGCCCGGAAAGCAACTCCGCCTGACACCAAACTGATTGATCAGATCCAGCAAAAACTGAGTCAGTGA
- a CDS encoding YebC/PmpR family DNA-binding transcriptional regulator, translating to MAGHSHWANIAAKKGVVDKKRGKLFGKLSRAIIVAAQHGGGDPVMNLALRYAIDKARKASMPKENIDRAVKKGCGELSGENFEELVYEGYGSAGVAVLCDILTENRNRTAGEVRKIFEVHGGNLGSTGCVAWMFERKGLFLVPCENVEEDELFEIALEAGADDVKANGDVYEVTCSVEAFQQVADEFEQKQIPTNLAEISRIPETTVDLDVEDGKKVLKLMEALEDHDDVQSVTANFNIPDEIMAEVMAE from the coding sequence ATGGCAGGTCATTCACACTGGGCTAATATCGCCGCCAAGAAAGGGGTGGTAGATAAAAAGCGAGGGAAACTCTTTGGCAAATTAAGTCGCGCTATCATCGTGGCTGCTCAGCATGGGGGTGGGGATCCGGTAATGAACCTGGCCCTGCGTTATGCGATCGATAAAGCCCGCAAGGCCAGTATGCCTAAGGAGAACATCGACCGGGCTGTCAAAAAAGGCTGCGGCGAACTCTCCGGAGAGAATTTTGAAGAACTGGTTTATGAAGGCTATGGTTCAGCCGGTGTCGCCGTGCTGTGTGATATTCTGACTGAGAACCGCAACCGGACGGCAGGGGAAGTTCGAAAAATCTTCGAAGTGCACGGCGGTAATCTGGGCAGCACTGGTTGTGTTGCCTGGATGTTTGAGCGGAAGGGACTGTTTCTGGTTCCCTGTGAAAACGTGGAAGAGGATGAGTTGTTCGAAATCGCCCTGGAAGCGGGCGCCGATGACGTTAAAGCAAATGGCGATGTCTACGAGGTGACCTGCAGTGTGGAAGCATTCCAGCAGGTGGCAGATGAATTCGAACAGAAACAGATTCCCACCAATCTGGCAGAAATTTCACGGATTCCCGAGACAACTGTAGACTTGGACGTGGAAGATGGTAAAAAAGTGCTCAAACTGATGGAAGCACTGGAAGACCATGATGATGTGCAGAGCGTCACAGCGAACTTCAACATTCCAGATGAAATCATGGCCGAGGTCATGGCCGAATAG
- a CDS encoding zinc ribbon domain-containing protein: MTIEFSCSHCDKVLKTSDDKAGRRAKCPQCGEAVTVPAPTADVSADDGFGEFDAPVPEESSFLGEQTVSEEQSFLAGGQQVCPMCGESVPAGAAKCDYCGETLKATTGSGRGGWEPRIFSINDTFSRAWELYKANLGMVIAIPLVAGSIYFVASMVIGIFMQIVQNAVLQGGGRGEGTLVAIAVLALMQNFMTYCVMFYFQLGGQRVFLQLARGENPEFNELFSGGPFLGRMILCSIIYGLVVTLGFIALIIPGIILLLMFWPYSFILIDRDLPGIESFKKAKEVMAGNKLNFLGLSILSFLIVAVGGLVTLFVGLILIVPFTYMLQTVAYAEMTNQ; the protein is encoded by the coding sequence TTGACGATTGAATTTAGTTGCTCACACTGTGACAAAGTTCTCAAAACTTCAGACGACAAAGCCGGCCGCAGAGCAAAATGTCCCCAGTGCGGCGAAGCGGTGACCGTACCGGCGCCGACAGCAGATGTCAGTGCTGACGATGGCTTTGGTGAATTTGACGCCCCCGTCCCGGAGGAGTCCAGCTTTCTGGGAGAGCAGACGGTCAGCGAGGAACAGAGTTTTCTCGCCGGTGGTCAGCAGGTTTGCCCGATGTGTGGTGAATCGGTCCCTGCAGGCGCTGCGAAATGTGACTACTGCGGCGAGACCCTGAAAGCAACGACTGGCTCTGGTCGAGGTGGATGGGAGCCCCGGATCTTCAGCATCAATGACACATTCTCCCGTGCCTGGGAGCTTTATAAAGCCAATCTCGGAATGGTCATTGCCATTCCTCTGGTCGCCGGCAGTATTTATTTTGTGGCTTCCATGGTCATCGGAATTTTCATGCAGATCGTTCAGAATGCGGTTCTGCAGGGAGGAGGACGCGGAGAAGGGACCTTGGTGGCAATTGCAGTCCTGGCGCTCATGCAGAATTTCATGACCTACTGTGTCATGTTTTATTTTCAGCTGGGAGGGCAGAGGGTCTTCCTCCAACTGGCCCGCGGAGAGAACCCTGAATTCAATGAACTCTTCAGTGGAGGTCCGTTTCTGGGGCGGATGATTCTTTGCAGTATCATTTACGGACTGGTAGTCACGCTGGGATTCATCGCTTTGATCATTCCCGGAATCATTCTGTTGCTGATGTTCTGGCCTTACTCGTTTATCCTGATCGATCGGGATCTGCCGGGGATTGAGTCATTCAAAAAGGCAAAAGAAGTCATGGCCGGCAACAAGTTGAATTTCCTCGGGCTATCCATTTTAAGCTTCCTGATCGTAGCGGTCGGGGGGCTTGTGACTTTGTTCGTCGGTTTGATCTTGATTGTCCCCTTCACTTACATGCTTCAAACGGTCGCCTACGCCGAAATGACTAACCAGTAA
- the ruvB gene encoding Holliday junction branch migration DNA helicase RuvB yields MVREPVIRGEDEPEDDFSGSGGGWNSGYLADDPEYDDELRPQRLSEVVGQRQVVERLEVFLDATRKRNEPLGHLLLDGPPGLGKTTLASVLPRELGTELQITSGPALSAPKDLLPYLTNASHGSFLFIDEIHRMPATVEEFIYPAMEDFRVDITLGEGLNARTVNMKLQKFTVIGATTRSGMLTAPLRDRFVRREHLDFYEDQDLIEIVRRNARKLRTPITDDAAFEIARRSRGTPRKANNLLRWARDFATSKADGNITDEVVKQAFDMLEIDQIGLERQDRRYLETLIKTFSGGPAGVQALGHSLNIPADTLEDEVEPFLLRSGFIQRSPRGRIVTMAALEHLKLNPPDAGPLFR; encoded by the coding sequence ATGGTTCGTGAGCCTGTAATTAGAGGGGAAGACGAGCCGGAAGATGATTTTTCCGGCAGTGGCGGGGGCTGGAATTCCGGCTATCTGGCCGATGATCCTGAATACGATGACGAACTCAGGCCCCAGCGCTTAAGTGAAGTGGTCGGTCAGCGACAGGTCGTGGAACGCCTGGAGGTCTTCCTGGATGCGACCCGAAAGCGGAATGAGCCGCTGGGGCACCTGCTGCTGGATGGTCCGCCTGGTCTGGGAAAGACGACCCTGGCGTCCGTATTGCCTCGCGAACTGGGAACCGAACTGCAGATCACGTCTGGTCCTGCACTCAGTGCTCCCAAAGACCTGCTGCCTTACCTGACGAATGCCAGCCACGGTTCGTTCCTGTTTATCGATGAAATTCACCGAATGCCGGCGACTGTGGAAGAATTTATTTATCCGGCCATGGAAGATTTTCGGGTCGATATCACCCTGGGTGAAGGATTGAATGCCCGGACGGTGAATATGAAACTGCAGAAGTTCACCGTTATTGGGGCAACGACACGGAGCGGTATGCTGACCGCGCCGCTGCGGGATCGCTTTGTCCGCCGCGAGCACCTCGATTTTTATGAAGACCAGGATCTGATCGAAATTGTGCGGCGGAATGCCCGCAAACTCAGAACACCGATTACCGACGATGCTGCTTTTGAAATTGCCCGCCGTAGCCGAGGCACCCCACGTAAGGCAAATAACCTGTTACGCTGGGCGCGGGACTTTGCGACGAGCAAGGCAGATGGTAATATTACCGATGAAGTCGTCAAGCAGGCATTTGACATGCTGGAAATCGATCAGATCGGTCTGGAACGCCAGGATCGTCGGTACCTCGAGACTCTGATCAAGACATTTTCCGGCGGGCCTGCAGGAGTCCAGGCGCTGGGACACAGTCTGAATATCCCGGCTGATACGCTGGAAGATGAAGTCGAGCCGTTTCTACTGCGTTCCGGTTTCATTCAGCGTTCTCCCCGCGGGCGAATCGTCACGATGGCGGCATTGGAGCATTTGAAGCTCAATCCCCCTGATGCGGGTCCCCTGTTTCGATAA
- the mnmG gene encoding tRNA uridine-5-carboxymethylaminomethyl(34) synthesis enzyme MnmG codes for MSYSVTYDYDVVVVGAGHAGCEAALAAARLGAKTALLTMNCDTVGQMSCNPAIGGVAKGQIVREIDALGGEMGRVIDETGIQFRMLNLSKGPAMHSPRAQADKKAYQFCMKWKVEQQDNLALRQEMVKSLIVEQDQVTGVLVHGDACYRAQAVILTTGTFLQAIMHTGEAKTKGGRAGEGTTGTLSDSLAQLGFELQRFKTGTPARLNGRTIDFSVLEEQPGDEAPQPFSYLTEKLTQPQMPCYLTETNDYVHQLINENLHRAPMYSGQINSTGPRYCPSIEDKVVRFAERNSHQIFLEPEGRYTNEYYCNGISTSLPRDVQDKMIHSIRGLEQTEIMRYGYAVEYDFATPTQLKPTLETKRVSGLYFAGQLNGTTGYEEAAGQGLLAGLNAALKLAGKEDLILDRNQAYLGVLIDDLVTKGVDEPYRMFTSRAEFRLLLRQDNADRRMTPLGRKVGSVDDERWQKYQAYEAEIDQVKQFIQGTRYQGNTLEEWLRRQDTGWEEICEIAPALKEMPLSERAIKQTLIEVQYAGYIRRQTAEIEKQKNVETLHIPDHIDYQLVPNLRNEAKEKLSRVKPRNIGQAGRISGVTPADLTVLVLYLNSSSRLAT; via the coding sequence ATGAGTTACTCTGTCACGTATGATTATGATGTCGTTGTTGTCGGTGCCGGCCACGCCGGTTGCGAAGCGGCTCTGGCTGCAGCCCGGTTAGGGGCGAAAACGGCTCTGTTAACCATGAACTGCGACACCGTCGGTCAGATGAGCTGTAACCCCGCCATTGGTGGAGTTGCCAAGGGACAGATCGTGCGAGAGATCGATGCGCTGGGTGGCGAAATGGGGCGGGTGATCGATGAGACCGGGATCCAGTTTCGGATGCTGAATCTTTCCAAGGGACCGGCGATGCATAGTCCCCGGGCTCAGGCTGATAAAAAGGCTTACCAGTTCTGTATGAAGTGGAAGGTCGAGCAGCAGGACAATCTAGCGTTACGCCAGGAGATGGTCAAAAGTCTGATTGTGGAACAGGATCAGGTTACCGGAGTGCTGGTACACGGCGATGCCTGTTATCGAGCGCAAGCCGTAATCCTGACGACGGGAACTTTTTTGCAGGCGATTATGCATACCGGTGAAGCGAAAACCAAAGGGGGGCGCGCCGGAGAAGGGACCACGGGAACCCTGTCTGACAGCCTGGCCCAGCTTGGCTTTGAACTGCAGCGATTCAAAACAGGAACTCCCGCCCGTCTGAATGGAAGGACCATTGATTTCTCTGTACTGGAAGAACAGCCCGGTGATGAAGCACCGCAGCCGTTCTCTTATCTGACAGAGAAGCTGACACAGCCGCAGATGCCCTGCTATCTGACTGAAACCAACGACTACGTGCATCAGTTGATCAACGAGAATCTGCACCGCGCGCCCATGTATTCGGGGCAGATCAATTCGACTGGGCCGCGTTATTGTCCATCGATCGAAGATAAGGTCGTCCGGTTCGCGGAGCGGAATTCTCATCAGATCTTTCTGGAGCCAGAAGGACGTTACACCAACGAATATTACTGTAATGGGATCTCCACCAGTCTGCCTCGTGATGTGCAGGATAAGATGATTCATTCGATTCGGGGACTGGAGCAGACCGAGATTATGCGCTACGGCTACGCAGTCGAATATGACTTCGCGACCCCGACGCAGCTCAAGCCGACGCTGGAGACGAAACGGGTTTCCGGTCTCTACTTCGCTGGTCAGTTGAATGGAACGACTGGTTATGAAGAGGCAGCCGGGCAGGGGCTGCTGGCCGGTTTGAATGCAGCTTTGAAGCTGGCTGGTAAAGAAGACCTGATTCTGGATCGGAACCAGGCCTACCTGGGTGTGCTGATTGATGATCTGGTGACAAAAGGCGTCGATGAGCCTTACAGAATGTTTACTTCAAGGGCCGAGTTTCGACTGCTACTCAGACAGGATAACGCAGACCGCCGGATGACACCGCTGGGACGGAAAGTAGGCTCGGTCGATGATGAACGCTGGCAGAAGTACCAGGCGTATGAAGCCGAGATTGACCAGGTCAAACAGTTCATTCAGGGAACCCGTTACCAGGGGAACACGCTGGAGGAATGGCTGCGTCGACAGGACACAGGCTGGGAAGAAATCTGTGAAATTGCTCCGGCCCTCAAAGAGATGCCGCTTTCGGAGAGAGCCATCAAACAGACGCTGATTGAGGTCCAATACGCTGGTTATATCCGTCGTCAGACTGCAGAAATCGAAAAGCAGAAGAACGTAGAGACACTGCACATACCTGACCATATTGACTATCAGCTGGTCCCCAACCTGAGAAATGAGGCCAAAGAGAAGCTGAGTCGTGTCAAGCCGCGTAACATTGGACAGGCAGGAAGGATCAGTGGAGTGACTCCCGCCGATCTGACGGTTCTGGTGCTGTATCTCAATAGCAGCAGCCGCCTGGCGACCTGA
- a CDS encoding response regulator codes for MKTVFTTGEAAKICKVSQQTIIRCFDSGQLKGFRVPGSRFRRIPRDVLFKFMKDNGIPTDALESGKRKALIVDDDEELVELIRDVLEADSRFEIRVANNGFDAGMMVKEYHPDIIILDVMLPDINGKEVCQRVRSDSSMDDVKIICISGMVEADKIDDLKAAGANDFMQKPFEVEQLADRVCTLLNLESVHTA; via the coding sequence ATGAAAACGGTCTTTACCACAGGCGAAGCCGCAAAGATTTGCAAAGTGAGTCAACAAACGATTATTCGCTGTTTTGATTCTGGCCAATTAAAGGGATTTCGGGTACCCGGTTCTCGTTTTCGACGTATTCCGCGTGATGTTCTGTTCAAGTTCATGAAGGACAACGGAATTCCCACTGATGCCCTGGAAAGTGGGAAGCGCAAAGCTTTAATTGTGGACGACGACGAAGAGTTGGTAGAGTTGATTCGCGACGTTCTGGAAGCCGATTCACGCTTCGAAATTCGTGTTGCGAACAACGGCTTCGATGCAGGGATGATGGTAAAAGAATATCATCCGGACATCATTATTCTGGATGTGATGCTGCCCGATATTAATGGTAAAGAAGTCTGTCAGCGGGTTCGCAGTGATTCATCCATGGACGATGTGAAAATTATCTGTATCAGTGGTATGGTCGAAGCAGACAAGATTGATGATCTGAAAGCAGCCGGCGCCAACGACTTCATGCAGAAGCCGTTTGAAGTTGAGCAACTGGCAGATCGGGTCTGCACACTATTGAACCTGGAGTCTGTTCACACTGCCTGA